ACCTCAAGCACAGCGGGGAGCTGCCCATCGTCGGCGTGAACACCTTCCTCAACCCTCAGGCCGCCGAACCCGGCACACCCGAGCTCATCCGCAGCACCGAGGCGGAGAAGCAGCAGCAGATCGCGAACCTCGCGGCCTTCCATGCCCGCAACGCCGACCGCGCCCCGGCGGCCCTGCTGCGGCTGAAGGAGGTCTCCCGCGCCAACGGCAACCTCTTCGAGGCCCTGCTGGACGCCGCCAAGGTATGCAGCCTCGGCCAGATCAGTCAGGCCCTCTACGAGGTGGGCGGGCAGTACCGGAGAAACATGTAGGCGGCCAGCCAACAAAAAACCGGGGCCCGAAGGCCCCGGCCCTGTCGCGCTTCGCGACCTACTTCTTGAGCTTGGCCAGTTCCGCAATGAAGGGCTTGGGGCCGCCCTCCATGTAGCCCAGTTTGCCGACGGGCATGCCGCTGCCTTCCAAGACGAAGATCGTCGGGTAGCCCTTGATGCCGTACTTGGCGGCCAGTTGCTGGTTCGTGGCCTTCTGCTGAGCGCTCATCTCCTTCTTGCGGGGGAAGTCGACTTCCACGAGCACCAGGTTCTTGGCGGCATAGGCCTCGAATTCCGGGGTGTCGAAAACTTCCTTCTTGAGCTTGATGCACCAGCCACACCAGTCGGAACCGGTGAAGTCGAGCACGACGAGTTTG
This sequence is a window from Geothrix sp. PMB-07. Protein-coding genes within it:
- a CDS encoding thioredoxin family protein — translated: MKSLLATAAIILSTLGTAHAAEWGTDVPKAIAKAKAENKLVVLDFTGSDWCGWCIKLKKEVFDTPEFEAYAAKNLVLVEVDFPRKKEMSAQQKATNQQLAAKYGIKGYPTIFVLEGSGMPVGKLGYMEGGPKPFIAELAKLKK